One window of the Arthrobacter sp. zg-Y919 genome contains the following:
- a CDS encoding FUSC family protein yields the protein MTHLQEIFRIAPANNDHQAAIRCAVGLGAPLLLLLFTGRIDLAIFATFGAFTGIYGRNEPHRQRLGHQGRAGALMLAVILAAALCARLDLDDWGTVVGTTAVAGLGTIATGFWRLRPVGSLFHIFAFAAISSVPNQPPLWEGMLTAVLTVGFSLLLGLSGMLVRKYRTEWARHERPRFSRVQRRLIYIDGLQYATAAVLAGSIATLLGIGHNYWAMVAATVPLVGATVRHRVHRGLQRILGTFGGLLLTALILFPGLEPWQMVLVIAACQFGAEMFIARQYALAQVVVTPLALVSTELAHPSDPLELLRDRGLETLIGAAVGMAVVVAVHLRQQHLREKHARRKQDQVGQLR from the coding sequence TTGACGCACCTGCAAGAGATATTCAGGATTGCTCCGGCGAACAACGACCATCAGGCGGCCATCCGCTGCGCCGTTGGCCTGGGAGCACCGCTTCTCCTGCTGTTGTTCACTGGGCGGATAGATCTGGCCATATTCGCAACGTTCGGTGCCTTCACGGGAATTTACGGCCGGAACGAACCGCACCGCCAGCGTCTGGGCCATCAGGGCCGTGCAGGCGCACTGATGCTGGCCGTGATCCTGGCCGCCGCGCTGTGCGCCCGCCTGGACCTGGACGATTGGGGAACCGTGGTGGGCACCACCGCGGTAGCCGGGCTGGGCACCATCGCCACCGGATTCTGGCGGCTGCGTCCAGTGGGTTCCCTGTTCCACATCTTTGCCTTCGCGGCTATCTCTTCCGTACCGAACCAGCCACCGCTCTGGGAGGGCATGCTCACCGCGGTCCTCACCGTGGGGTTCTCCCTCCTGCTGGGTCTCTCCGGGATGCTGGTGCGGAAGTACCGCACCGAATGGGCCAGGCACGAGCGCCCGCGGTTCTCCCGGGTCCAACGCCGCCTCATCTACATTGACGGGCTGCAGTACGCCACGGCAGCGGTGCTGGCCGGTTCCATTGCCACCCTGCTCGGCATCGGGCACAACTACTGGGCCATGGTTGCCGCGACCGTCCCGCTGGTCGGGGCGACAGTCCGCCACCGGGTCCACCGGGGACTGCAGCGCATCCTCGGCACGTTCGGCGGCCTGCTGCTGACAGCCCTGATTCTCTTTCCCGGGCTGGAGCCCTGGCAGATGGTCCTGGTCATTGCCGCCTGCCAGTTCGGTGCCGAGATGTTTATTGCCAGGCAATACGCACTGGCGCAGGTGGTGGTCACCCCCCTGGCACTGGTCAGCACGGAACTGGCCCACCCGAGCGATCCGCTGGAGCTGCTCCGGGACCGGGGTCTGGAAACCCTGATCGGCGCTGCGGTGGGCATGGCCGTGGTGGTGGCCGTGCATCTGCGGCAGCAGCATCTGCGCGAAAAGCACGCGCGCCGGAAGCAGGACCAGGTAGGGCAACTCCGCTAG
- the thiD gene encoding bifunctional hydroxymethylpyrimidine kinase/phosphomethylpyrimidine kinase, with protein sequence MSANTSSSAASAPAVTLTIAGSEATGGAGAQADLKTFQELGVYGITALTCIVSFDPKDSWNHRFVPVDPQVITDQLEAIMTAYDLDTVKIGMLGTPATIDVVAKALQDHDWKNLVLDPVLICKGQEPGAALDTDKALKAQILPLATFVTPNHFESMSLSGMDSIETVEELKEAARRIHEASGAVVLAKGGVRLEGADAVDVFYDGETMEVLRAPKVGEVAVSGAGCTLAAAITAELGKGATPLEAARTAKAFVTEGIRNRVSSNAPFDALWQGNAGQGPAL encoded by the coding sequence ATGTCTGCAAACACATCCTCCTCTGCGGCCTCAGCACCGGCCGTCACGCTCACCATCGCCGGCTCTGAAGCCACCGGCGGCGCCGGCGCCCAGGCCGACCTGAAGACCTTCCAGGAACTGGGTGTCTACGGCATCACCGCCCTGACCTGCATTGTGTCCTTCGATCCGAAGGACTCGTGGAACCACCGCTTCGTTCCCGTTGACCCGCAGGTCATCACCGACCAGCTCGAAGCCATCATGACCGCCTATGACCTGGACACGGTCAAGATCGGCATGCTCGGCACCCCCGCAACCATCGACGTCGTGGCCAAGGCCCTGCAGGACCATGACTGGAAGAACCTGGTCCTGGACCCCGTGCTGATTTGCAAGGGCCAGGAACCCGGTGCCGCGCTGGACACCGACAAGGCACTCAAGGCCCAGATCCTTCCCCTGGCCACCTTCGTCACCCCCAACCACTTCGAATCCATGTCCCTGTCCGGCATGGACTCCATCGAGACCGTTGAGGAGCTCAAGGAAGCGGCCCGCCGCATCCATGAAGCCAGCGGCGCAGTGGTTCTGGCCAAGGGCGGCGTCCGGCTGGAAGGTGCCGACGCTGTCGATGTCTTCTACGACGGCGAAACCATGGAGGTCCTGCGCGCACCCAAGGTGGGCGAGGTAGCCGTCAGCGGTGCGGGCTGCACGCTGGCCGCAGCCATCACCGCCGAACTGGGCAAGGGCGCAACCCCGCTCGAAGCAGCCAGGACCGCCAAGGCGTTCGTCACCGAGGGAATCCGGAACCGCGTTTCCTCCAATGCTCCGTTCGATGCCCTGTGGCAGGGCAACGCGGGACAGGGTCCGGCACTGTAA
- a CDS encoding TetR family transcriptional regulator: MFKNMVYWTLKTLQKGATLAVTVKSEQTRRLLIDTALRLFAAQGFEKTTMRAIALEANVSVGNAYYYFRSKDDLIHELYRFLQDEHRSRALPLIREGHNLGENLSAILSTGLTTMEPYHAFGVHFLRDAMAPDRREDAAVGRGKSIAMFRQAVATARPQPPVAIRTDLPELLWLMYMGITFFWVYDRSPGQRRSHRLAAGVAPLVAKLVILSRLPVVRNIVEDVVHVLRGVRRDGEPAAK, encoded by the coding sequence ATGTTCAAAAACATGGTCTACTGGACCCTGAAAACACTGCAAAAGGGAGCAACATTGGCCGTCACCGTCAAGAGCGAACAGACGCGCCGGCTCCTCATCGATACGGCACTTCGCCTCTTCGCCGCCCAGGGCTTCGAAAAGACCACCATGCGGGCCATCGCACTGGAAGCGAATGTCTCCGTGGGCAACGCCTATTACTACTTCCGTTCCAAGGATGACCTCATCCATGAGCTGTACCGGTTCCTGCAGGACGAGCATCGTTCCCGGGCCCTGCCGCTGATCCGTGAGGGCCACAACTTGGGCGAGAACCTCTCGGCCATCCTGTCCACGGGCCTGACGACGATGGAGCCGTACCACGCCTTTGGTGTGCATTTCCTGCGGGACGCCATGGCACCGGACCGCAGGGAAGATGCCGCCGTCGGGCGTGGCAAGTCCATCGCGATGTTCCGCCAGGCCGTCGCCACTGCCCGGCCGCAGCCGCCCGTGGCAATCCGCACAGACCTGCCCGAACTGCTGTGGCTGATGTACATGGGCATCACGTTCTTCTGGGTGTATGACCGTTCGCCGGGGCAGCGCCGGTCCCACCGCCTGGCTGCCGGGGTGGCGCCGCTGGTGGCCAAGCTCGTGATCCTGTCCCGTCTTCCCGTGGTCCGGAACATCGTGGAGGACGTAGTCCACGTGCTCCGCGGCGTCCGCCGGGACGGGGAGCCCGCAGCGAAGTGA
- the tgt gene encoding tRNA guanosine(34) transglycosylase Tgt, with protein MSSSAFSFTLGKRLRETAPAAAEQRVEANGGGFQGRTGTISTPHGEIQTPAFIAVGTKATVKAVLPESVADLGAQAVLANAYHLYLQPGPDILDEAGGLGKFMNWSGPTFTDSGGFQVMSLGAGFKKVINMNADGTTHATGADDDVAPGKERLAHIDDDGVWFKSHLNGDKHRFSPEISMQVQHKIGADIMFAFDELTTLMNSRGYQEMSLERTRLWALRCLAEHQRLTEERAGKPYQALFGVLQGAQYEDLRRKAARDLGAMDFDGFGLGGAFEKENLGTIVRWCTEELPENKPRHLLGISEPDDIFTAIENGADTFDCVSPTRVARNSAFYTPYGRKNLSNAKFKRDFGPLVDGCDCYTCTHYTRAYIQHLFKANEMVSHTLISIHNERFTVKLVDDARLSIDDGTFFDFKAEVLGKYYSGK; from the coding sequence GTGTCTTCCTCAGCCTTTTCCTTCACCCTCGGTAAGCGCCTGCGCGAAACCGCCCCTGCAGCGGCCGAACAGCGGGTCGAGGCGAACGGCGGCGGTTTCCAGGGCCGCACCGGAACCATCTCCACGCCACACGGTGAAATTCAGACCCCGGCGTTTATTGCGGTGGGCACCAAGGCCACCGTCAAGGCTGTGCTGCCCGAATCCGTAGCGGATCTGGGCGCCCAGGCGGTGCTGGCGAACGCCTACCACCTGTACCTGCAGCCCGGTCCGGACATCCTGGACGAGGCCGGCGGCCTGGGGAAGTTCATGAACTGGTCCGGCCCCACCTTCACCGACTCGGGCGGATTCCAGGTCATGAGCCTGGGCGCCGGGTTCAAGAAGGTCATCAACATGAATGCCGACGGCACCACGCATGCCACCGGCGCGGATGACGACGTCGCGCCCGGCAAGGAGCGCCTGGCGCACATCGACGACGACGGCGTCTGGTTCAAGTCCCACCTCAACGGGGACAAGCACCGCTTCAGTCCGGAAATTTCGATGCAGGTGCAGCACAAGATTGGTGCGGACATCATGTTCGCCTTTGATGAGCTGACTACACTCATGAATTCCCGCGGCTACCAGGAAATGTCCCTGGAACGGACCCGGCTCTGGGCGCTGCGGTGCCTCGCGGAGCACCAGCGGCTGACCGAGGAACGCGCCGGCAAGCCGTACCAGGCCCTGTTTGGGGTGCTGCAGGGCGCACAGTACGAGGACCTGCGCCGGAAAGCGGCCCGGGACCTGGGTGCCATGGACTTTGACGGATTCGGTTTGGGCGGTGCCTTCGAAAAGGAAAACCTGGGCACTATCGTCCGCTGGTGCACGGAGGAGCTTCCGGAGAATAAGCCGCGCCACCTGCTGGGAATTTCCGAGCCGGATGACATCTTTACGGCCATCGAAAACGGAGCCGACACCTTTGACTGTGTTTCTCCTACGCGGGTGGCCCGCAATTCCGCGTTCTACACACCGTACGGCCGCAAGAACCTGTCCAACGCCAAGTTCAAGCGGGACTTCGGGCCGTTGGTTGACGGCTGCGATTGCTACACCTGCACCCATTACACGCGCGCCTATATCCAGCACCTGTTCAAGGCCAACGAGATGGTCAGCCACACGCTGATTTCCATCCACAACGAACGCTTCACCGTGAAACTCGTGGATGATGCCCGGCTGTCCATCGACGACGGGACGTTCTTCGACTTCAAGGCAGAGGTGCTGGGCAAGTACTACAGCGGTAAGTAA
- a CDS encoding queuosine precursor transporter: MDVQPRAAGKTAAIYASRGSSHYDLILTLMCVVIVISNIGATKGVQFALPGGWEIVTDGGFFLFPLAYILGDVVSEVYGFKAARRAIFAGFTMALLAVVSFAVIIALPGFNDAYGMEKQAALEAALGPVWQIVLASLLGFLAGQMLNSLVLVRMKERFREKALAGRLMVSTGVGEFADTLIFCAIAAPVIGITDAGGFFNYVLFGFLYKTLIEYLFVPVTAMVIRAIKKREPTYVPAGLEPVAAGH, encoded by the coding sequence ATGGACGTACAGCCACGGGCAGCAGGAAAAACCGCTGCAATTTACGCCTCCCGCGGGAGCTCCCACTATGACCTGATCCTCACTTTGATGTGCGTGGTCATTGTCATTTCAAATATCGGTGCCACCAAGGGTGTGCAGTTCGCCCTTCCAGGCGGCTGGGAGATTGTCACCGACGGAGGCTTTTTCCTCTTTCCACTCGCCTACATTCTGGGCGACGTGGTCAGCGAGGTGTACGGCTTCAAAGCCGCCCGGCGCGCGATCTTTGCCGGGTTCACCATGGCGCTGCTCGCCGTCGTGAGTTTTGCGGTGATCATTGCGCTGCCGGGGTTCAATGACGCCTACGGCATGGAAAAGCAGGCCGCCCTGGAAGCGGCGTTGGGACCGGTTTGGCAGATTGTCCTGGCCAGCCTGCTGGGGTTCCTCGCGGGGCAGATGCTGAACTCCCTGGTGCTGGTGCGGATGAAGGAGCGGTTCCGGGAGAAGGCCCTGGCCGGACGCCTGATGGTCTCCACCGGAGTGGGCGAGTTTGCCGACACCCTCATCTTTTGCGCCATAGCCGCTCCGGTGATCGGCATTACCGACGCCGGCGGGTTCTTCAACTATGTACTTTTCGGCTTCCTCTACAAGACGCTGATCGAGTACCTCTTTGTGCCGGTCACCGCGATGGTGATCCGGGCCATCAAGAAGCGCGAACCCACGTACGTGCCGGCCGGTCTGGAGCCTGTGGCTGCCGGGCACTAG
- a CDS encoding YdeI/OmpD-associated family protein, which yields MTRELPELLLPDAGAWREWLEHNYGLSSGVRLVLGKKGGNVTRLTYRLALDEALCFGWIDAQADKRDEESYLQRFQPRGRRSIWSLRNVGHISRLEAEGRMHQAGRDAVLSAKVDGRWDAAYAGSATAEIPADLQAAIAAVPAAQEMFDVLTSQNRFAMYFRLQGLKTQAARERLIADYVQMLSEHRAPYPQKRKPSPAPAGDQQRGS from the coding sequence ATGACACGGGAGCTCCCCGAGCTTCTCCTGCCCGACGCCGGGGCGTGGCGGGAGTGGTTGGAGCATAACTACGGGTTGTCCTCCGGCGTACGGCTGGTCCTTGGCAAGAAGGGTGGCAACGTCACCCGGCTGACGTATCGCCTGGCACTGGATGAAGCGCTCTGCTTCGGCTGGATCGATGCGCAGGCTGACAAACGCGATGAGGAAAGTTACCTGCAGCGGTTCCAACCCAGGGGGCGCCGCAGCATCTGGTCGCTGCGGAACGTGGGCCACATCAGCCGGCTGGAAGCGGAAGGCAGGATGCACCAGGCAGGCCGGGATGCCGTGCTCAGTGCCAAGGTGGACGGGCGGTGGGACGCTGCCTACGCCGGTTCGGCGACGGCGGAAATCCCCGCGGACCTTCAGGCGGCCATCGCAGCTGTTCCGGCTGCCCAGGAAATGTTTGACGTGCTGACCTCCCAAAACCGCTTTGCCATGTACTTCCGGCTCCAAGGACTCAAGACGCAGGCAGCCCGCGAACGCCTGATCGCCGACTACGTACAGATGCTCAGCGAACACCGCGCGCCCTATCCGCAGAAACGGAAGCCATCACCCGCGCCTGCGGGCGATCAACAGCGGGGCAGCTAG
- a CDS encoding DUF6707 family protein produces the protein MSESQPETYAFRVNAELLAPGQMLVPGDGAAAPLAPVAGTTVEADDFGIPALVLAKLEDGSSLRLAYGSPVRVAAPAPESAPSDAVQQVPSEEDNAAEIIAEASAAHPDNAAVQEIAARLERGLNVKSGSHLQDVRDLAHILFIDLGDAEHALKVCNVITGLPFDGNFGRWNWIQGALALAAHITQEAGDAESAAAYSHAVRSADTSETDPLKAKLAAELLQRQLNEPNLYDREIHRAAEAGNDASEREWRLLRLNALLYLRAHGGSQTLADAELDRRIRTELIAVRG, from the coding sequence ATGTCTGAGAGCCAACCGGAAACGTACGCATTCCGGGTCAATGCGGAACTGCTTGCCCCAGGACAAATGCTGGTCCCGGGCGACGGTGCCGCAGCACCACTGGCTCCCGTAGCCGGAACCACTGTGGAGGCCGATGACTTCGGGATTCCGGCCCTGGTGCTGGCCAAACTGGAAGACGGATCCTCGCTCCGGCTGGCTTATGGGTCCCCCGTCCGGGTAGCCGCACCGGCTCCGGAGAGTGCACCTTCGGACGCCGTCCAGCAGGTGCCTTCCGAAGAGGACAACGCTGCCGAAATCATTGCCGAAGCTTCGGCGGCGCATCCGGACAACGCTGCGGTGCAGGAAATCGCGGCACGTCTGGAGCGCGGATTGAACGTGAAATCCGGCAGTCATCTGCAGGATGTCCGAGACCTTGCCCACATTCTTTTTATCGATCTTGGCGACGCAGAGCACGCACTCAAGGTCTGCAACGTCATCACCGGGCTGCCCTTTGACGGGAACTTCGGACGGTGGAACTGGATCCAGGGTGCCCTTGCCCTGGCCGCGCACATTACGCAGGAGGCCGGCGACGCGGAGAGCGCAGCTGCCTACAGCCATGCCGTGCGATCTGCGGACACCTCCGAAACGGACCCGCTGAAGGCGAAACTGGCGGCTGAGCTGCTGCAGCGCCAGCTGAACGAGCCGAACCTGTATGACCGTGAAATCCACCGCGCCGCCGAGGCCGGAAACGATGCCAGCGAACGGGAATGGCGGCTCCTGCGCCTGAACGCCCTCCTGTACCTGCGTGCCCACGGCGGATCGCAGACACTGGCCGACGCCGAGCTGGACCGGCGGATCCGCACCGAGCTTATTGCGGTGCGCGGCTAG
- a CDS encoding NUDIX hydrolase family protein — protein sequence MNVRTPDPYPGWLSEEDLYEARQRLPMVYVEAVPVRCDPLGYVTEVGLLLQATPEGQMVRSFVSGRVLYRETIRGALLRNLEKDLGPMALPQLPPTLVPFAVAEYFPSPSQSGLTDERQHAVALAYLIPVTGECDPRQDALELSWLTPEEALSPAIYAEFSGGRGDLLRQALASAGWGR from the coding sequence ATGAACGTTCGTACTCCTGACCCGTATCCAGGCTGGCTTTCCGAGGAAGATCTCTACGAAGCCCGGCAACGCCTGCCCATGGTTTACGTCGAGGCGGTGCCCGTGCGGTGTGACCCGCTGGGCTACGTCACCGAAGTCGGTCTGCTGCTGCAGGCAACTCCGGAGGGGCAGATGGTGCGTTCCTTCGTTTCGGGCCGGGTGCTGTACCGCGAGACCATCCGCGGCGCGCTGCTGCGCAACCTGGAGAAGGACCTCGGCCCCATGGCGCTGCCGCAGCTTCCGCCCACCCTGGTCCCGTTCGCCGTCGCCGAGTACTTCCCCTCCCCCTCCCAGAGCGGGCTGACCGATGAACGCCAGCACGCCGTCGCGCTGGCCTACCTGATCCCCGTAACGGGTGAATGTGACCCGCGCCAGGATGCCCTGGAATTGTCCTGGCTCACGCCCGAGGAAGCACTTAGCCCGGCCATCTACGCCGAGTTCTCCGGCGGCCGCGGGGACCTGCTGCGCCAGGCGCTTGCGTCTGCCGGCTGGGGGCGCTGA
- a CDS encoding S8 family serine peptidase, which translates to MSSHYKPGAVLTAAFAGIALTASLGLPAQATEAPVSGTSLAEGISVQRFAEQKVSTSLRDASGQVSVYVQFTGEGAFEQTQPDAVKDGKAEPVVNKPLVEEIRGNITSQAESVAAEADASTLYTTTNTLPGTAIVGDAAAIRELAGRADVVRITKIVPKHIDNRGADIDTRALNTWVERNQAGEGITIAVLDTGIDYTHSDFGGPGTVEAYQAAQASPAIPSAASGLLDPEKFIGGYDLVGDDYNATSTDPTYQPVPRPDLNPLDCEGHGTHVAGTAAGYGTNDDGSTFRGDYSTLTAEQVNSMRIGPGSAPEAQLVSLRVFGCSGSSEVVGQALDYVLDPNGDGDFSDRAQVVNMSLGTDYSPVDDPDNDIVNKLTEQGILSVVAAGNAGDVYDVGGSPGNAKSALSVASTIGTQVALDRADVLAPAELAGRAAGQYSANFNYSDPAVTEAQLTGNVVMAPADNRFGCNAFPAGSLTGKWVWLQWEDNGAFPCGSGVRFNNAQTAGATGVVLDSPRSVFDAGIAGNTTIPGIQLNAASSDLLRPAASAGTLTLRLSSAYRATISAPSGAGDTASPFTSRGVHGSNGIVKPDVAAPGSSIGSAAVGSGTGAAVSSGTSMATPHVAGIAALVYAATDLNPYEVKTAIMNTATHDVLAAGGAVQGPNRVGAGRVDALDALDNKVLAYATEDQALTSVNFGVLELGKEALVLTRQVTVENKSDRPVAYNVSYLQASAMPGVVVSTTPSVSVPANGKATVDVTLSISDPAALTKTMDPAAATEQLGLYRQFLADVSGRVQFAGTGTPTLRVPVYSAPKPTSDMSAGKEIAFADSEALASTVTLEGRELNQGAGASRYLSLVSPLVLGAQSPRLDSVKMDSMYAMDLQAVGASSTVPTVKAAGGNLQNSLVNFGVSTWANWPILSGAAEIDVEIDTNGDSVPDFVTFTTRAADLDLVLVSTYRLNPDGTATLVDQTGANGVLGNTDSNTFDTNAVTLPVSAAALGLDVNAVSAPLRYRVSTWHPYNADEQGNSVPVDTTEYIAFDAANPALTFTGATPDSLFADVDGGQIDVTRSAGTTDAKALFLHLHNATGDLSGTNGDGGKAEVVPIKVPAKAVPTPTPTPSPTATPKPTPSPTATPKPTPSPTATPKPTPSPTATPKPTPSPTATPKPTATPKPTATPKPTPANPVSAVSKCSGSGAEIAVTVKNTGTREADVVVKSSYGTASVRNLAPGKSKSVVIKTRQSSIKAGDVTASYTFTGKGKVEKASYKASFKAQKCKGGHDHGDNRGDGRGDGRGDGHGDNRGDGRGDGHGGGRG; encoded by the coding sequence ATGTCCAGTCATTACAAACCCGGCGCGGTCCTCACTGCCGCATTCGCCGGAATCGCACTTACAGCGAGCCTGGGCCTACCGGCCCAGGCTACCGAGGCACCAGTCAGCGGCACCTCACTGGCCGAGGGCATCTCGGTCCAGCGGTTCGCCGAACAAAAAGTCTCCACCAGCCTGCGGGATGCCTCCGGCCAGGTGTCCGTCTACGTGCAGTTCACCGGCGAGGGCGCCTTTGAACAAACGCAGCCGGACGCAGTCAAGGACGGTAAAGCGGAGCCCGTGGTGAACAAGCCGCTGGTCGAGGAGATCCGCGGCAACATCACGTCCCAGGCCGAGTCCGTAGCGGCGGAAGCGGATGCGAGCACGCTTTACACCACCACCAATACACTTCCCGGCACCGCCATCGTGGGCGACGCTGCGGCCATCCGCGAGCTGGCCGGACGCGCTGACGTCGTCCGGATCACCAAGATCGTTCCAAAACACATCGACAACAGGGGTGCGGATATTGACACCCGTGCACTGAACACCTGGGTGGAGCGAAACCAGGCCGGCGAAGGCATCACCATCGCTGTCCTGGACACCGGCATCGACTATACCCACAGCGATTTCGGCGGCCCCGGAACCGTTGAGGCTTACCAGGCCGCCCAGGCGTCCCCAGCCATCCCCTCTGCAGCAAGCGGCCTGCTTGACCCGGAGAAGTTCATCGGCGGCTACGACCTCGTCGGCGATGACTACAATGCCACCTCCACTGACCCCACGTACCAGCCTGTTCCGCGGCCGGACCTGAATCCGCTCGACTGCGAGGGGCACGGCACCCACGTCGCCGGAACCGCTGCCGGCTACGGCACCAACGATGACGGTTCCACCTTCCGTGGCGACTACTCCACGCTCACGGCGGAACAGGTCAATTCGATGCGGATCGGTCCCGGGTCAGCGCCCGAGGCCCAGCTCGTAAGCCTCCGGGTCTTCGGCTGCAGCGGCTCCTCCGAGGTCGTCGGACAAGCCCTGGACTATGTGCTGGACCCCAACGGCGACGGTGATTTCTCCGACCGTGCCCAGGTAGTGAACATGTCCTTGGGCACCGACTACTCACCGGTCGACGATCCCGATAACGACATTGTTAACAAACTCACCGAGCAGGGCATCCTTTCCGTCGTCGCCGCGGGCAACGCCGGGGATGTGTACGACGTCGGTGGGTCCCCGGGCAACGCGAAGTCGGCTTTGAGCGTAGCCAGCACCATCGGTACCCAGGTCGCCCTGGACCGAGCGGATGTCCTCGCGCCTGCCGAGCTGGCCGGACGCGCTGCAGGGCAGTACTCGGCCAACTTCAACTACTCGGACCCGGCGGTCACCGAAGCGCAGCTCACCGGCAACGTTGTTATGGCCCCGGCGGACAACCGCTTTGGCTGCAACGCTTTCCCCGCCGGCTCTCTGACCGGTAAGTGGGTCTGGCTCCAGTGGGAGGATAACGGGGCGTTCCCCTGCGGGTCGGGTGTCCGTTTCAACAACGCCCAGACCGCCGGTGCAACCGGTGTGGTGCTGGATTCCCCGCGTTCGGTCTTTGACGCAGGCATCGCCGGCAACACCACCATCCCCGGAATCCAGTTGAATGCGGCGTCCTCGGATCTGCTGCGTCCGGCTGCGTCGGCGGGAACCCTCACCCTTCGTCTATCCTCGGCCTACCGGGCCACCATCAGCGCCCCGTCGGGTGCCGGCGATACCGCCAGCCCGTTCACCTCACGTGGGGTGCACGGTTCAAATGGCATCGTCAAGCCCGACGTCGCGGCACCGGGTTCCTCCATCGGTTCGGCCGCCGTCGGGTCCGGTACCGGTGCAGCAGTCAGCAGCGGAACCTCCATGGCTACCCCGCATGTGGCTGGTATTGCCGCCTTGGTTTACGCGGCTACGGACTTGAACCCGTACGAGGTCAAGACGGCCATCATGAATACCGCCACGCACGACGTGCTTGCTGCGGGTGGTGCCGTGCAGGGTCCCAACCGGGTCGGTGCGGGACGTGTTGATGCCCTCGATGCGCTGGACAATAAGGTCCTTGCCTATGCAACAGAGGATCAGGCACTGACCAGCGTCAACTTTGGGGTGCTGGAACTTGGCAAGGAAGCCCTGGTGCTGACCCGTCAGGTCACCGTGGAAAACAAGTCAGACCGGCCGGTGGCGTACAACGTCAGTTACCTGCAGGCGTCCGCAATGCCCGGCGTCGTCGTGAGCACCACCCCCTCGGTGAGTGTTCCCGCCAATGGCAAGGCCACAGTGGACGTGACGTTGAGCATTTCCGATCCGGCGGCGCTGACCAAGACCATGGATCCGGCTGCTGCTACTGAGCAGCTGGGCCTGTATCGGCAGTTCCTGGCCGATGTTTCCGGCCGGGTGCAGTTTGCCGGCACCGGTACGCCCACGCTGCGGGTTCCGGTTTACTCAGCCCCGAAGCCGACCTCGGATATGAGTGCCGGCAAGGAAATCGCCTTCGCCGACTCCGAGGCATTGGCGAGCACGGTCACCCTGGAGGGCCGCGAGCTGAACCAAGGTGCGGGCGCTTCGCGCTACCTCTCGCTGGTTTCTCCCCTGGTCCTGGGCGCGCAGAGCCCGCGGTTGGATTCCGTGAAGATGGATTCCATGTACGCCATGGACCTGCAGGCAGTGGGCGCCTCGTCTACTGTTCCAACGGTGAAGGCTGCCGGCGGGAACCTGCAGAACTCCTTGGTGAACTTCGGTGTGAGCACCTGGGCCAACTGGCCGATTCTTAGCGGTGCGGCCGAGATCGACGTGGAAATCGATACCAACGGTGACTCGGTTCCGGACTTTGTCACTTTCACCACCCGGGCTGCCGACCTGGACCTGGTGCTGGTTTCGACCTACCGGTTGAACCCGGACGGCACGGCCACGCTGGTGGACCAGACCGGCGCCAACGGCGTCCTGGGCAATACCGATAGCAACACGTTCGACACCAACGCGGTCACGCTGCCGGTTTCGGCCGCGGCGCTGGGCCTGGACGTCAACGCCGTCTCGGCGCCGCTCCGCTACCGGGTGAGCACGTGGCACCCCTACAACGCGGACGAGCAGGGCAACAGTGTTCCCGTCGACACCACCGAGTACATCGCCTTCGATGCCGCCAACCCGGCACTGACCTTCACCGGCGCCACCCCGGACAGCCTGTTCGCGGATGTCGACGGCGGCCAGATCGATGTCACCCGCAGCGCGGGAACCACCGATGCCAAGGCACTGTTCCTGCACCTGCACAACGCCACCGGGGATCTGAGCGGTACAAACGGCGACGGCGGCAAGGCCGAAGTGGTGCCGATCAAGGTACCGGCTAAGGCAGTTCCGACGCCTACGCCGACGCCCAGCCCCACGGCAACGCCCAAGCCCACGCCGAGCCCCACGGCAACGCCCAAGCCCACGCCGAGCCCCACGGCAACGCCCAAGCCCACGCCGAGCCCCACGGCAACGCCCAAGCCCACGCCGAGCCCGACGGCAACGCCGAAGCCCACGGCAACACCTAAGCCGACAGCGACGCCCAAACCGACACCGGCCAACCCGGTCAGTGCCGTCAGTAAGTGTTCAGGTTCGGGTGCCGAGATTGCCGTGACGGTCAAGAACACCGGAACCCGGGAAGCCGACGTCGTGGTGAAGTCGAGCTACGGCACCGCGTCGGTTCGGAACCTGGCTCCGGGCAAGAGCAAGTCTGTAGTTATCAAGACCCGCCAGTCCTCCATCAAGGCCGGCGACGTCACTGCGAGCTACACCTTCACCGGCAAGGGCAAGGTCGAAAAGGCCAGCTACAAGGCCTCCTTCAAGGCCCAGAAGTGCAAGGGCGGCCATGACCACGGTGACAACCGGGGCGATGGACGCGGCGATGGTCGCGGAGACGGCCACGGTGACAACCGGGGTGACGGTCGAGGTGACGGCCACGGCGGTGGCCGCGGCTAG